Proteins encoded by one window of Dietzia sp. B32:
- a CDS encoding MBL fold metallo-hydrolase, with translation MSEIHTSAGTAGGLRIEKVVTSGIFALDGGEWEVDNNIWILGDDSEVFVIDAAHSAQPIIDAVAGRKVKGILCSHAHNDHITVAPELSEKLDAPILVHPGDQMLWDETHPTVSHGDLEDGQRLEIAGTRVEVMNTPGHSPGSCVFHVPEAGVLFSGDTLFSGGPGATGRSYSDFPTIITSIRERILTLPAETLVHTGHGDGTKVGDESPHLEEWIARGH, from the coding sequence GTGAGCGAGATCCACACCAGCGCCGGCACTGCCGGTGGTCTGCGTATCGAGAAGGTCGTGACGAGCGGGATCTTCGCGCTCGACGGCGGCGAGTGGGAGGTGGACAACAACATCTGGATCCTCGGGGACGACTCCGAGGTGTTCGTGATCGACGCGGCCCACTCCGCGCAGCCGATCATCGATGCGGTGGCGGGCCGCAAGGTCAAGGGCATCCTGTGCTCGCACGCCCACAACGACCACATCACCGTGGCACCGGAGCTGTCGGAGAAGTTGGATGCGCCGATCCTGGTGCACCCGGGTGATCAGATGCTGTGGGACGAGACCCATCCCACGGTCTCCCACGGTGATCTGGAGGACGGGCAGCGGCTCGAGATCGCGGGTACCCGCGTCGAGGTGATGAACACGCCGGGGCACTCACCGGGATCCTGCGTGTTCCACGTTCCCGAGGCGGGCGTGCTGTTCTCCGGCGACACCCTGTTCTCCGGCGGTCCGGGCGCGACGGGCCGGTCGTACTCGGATTTCCCGACCATCATCACCTCCATCCGCGAGCGCATCCTCACGCTGCCCGCGGAGACCTTGGTGCACACCGGCCACGGTGACGGGACGAAGGTCGGGGACGAGTCCCCGCACCTGGAGGAGTGGATCGCCCGCGGGCACTGA
- a CDS encoding HAD-IC family P-type ATPase: MTTTRSAAESGTPTPWHALPPEEVLSRLGTGPGGLSSTEAGERLAGHGPNTMPDAAPVSALRRVARLLADPMILVLAVAAAVSAGVSREWETPVVILLVVVLNTILNYVQETRAEAGLAALRDMSVPRSRVVRDGVEIEVDSSDLVAGDIVVVESGDRVPADGRVLAESRVQVAESSLTGESVPVDKSPRAVEDVDAPLGDRSSMVFMNTEVTRGRARLVVTGTGEHTEMGAIADLLSGAAPGQTPLQKRIGALARVLTAIALVVVGLVLVIGLVRGQTWEDMLLSAVSLAVATIPEGLTAVVAFTLAMGASRLAREGAIIKNLAAVETLGSTSHIATDKTGTLTLNEMTVTRIVAGGGSYSVTGTGYGGSGAVLSSDPDVVPDLRRAAVAMSLCNDAIIDDGVLVGDPTEGALLVAATKCGIDVEGLRAARPRVAEVPFDSAYKFMATVNRSPSGDPVLYVKGATGAVLPRATQVWDGTSEAELTDERREALRAATDGLAASGLRTLLVAARPFDGADGPPDEDTLLDEVRDLTVLAVLGIVDPPRTQAAEAIRIAHEAGISVHMITGDHLVTASAIARDLGIGGEAVSGAELDRMDDDELRTRAGRLGVLARVTPEHKIRMVRALQSGGHVVAMTGDGVNDAPALGQADIGIAMGITGTDVSKGAANMVLTDDNFSTIVSSVHQGRGIYDNIVKFVKFQLTTAWAFVLVFLASGLLGLASVPFTALQVLLVNIVMDGPPAMALGVEPVEKDAMRRRPRPADEQILTPVRLMRILWLGVVMAAGTLLVLAFAEVVFPERTGETLFATTLAYATFVFFQVFNLMNVRSDHGSVFSRDMARNAPIWVALGAVPLLLVAVIQVPFLQGVFDTTSLRADEWLLAVAVGSSILWLEELRKAGVRWRTRRAAGSGRMDVV; this comes from the coding sequence ATGACGACGACGAGGTCGGCAGCGGAGTCCGGTACACCCACGCCGTGGCACGCCCTCCCGCCGGAGGAGGTGCTCTCCCGTCTCGGAACGGGCCCGGGCGGGCTCAGCAGTACCGAGGCGGGGGAGCGCCTGGCCGGGCACGGGCCCAACACGATGCCCGACGCCGCGCCGGTGTCCGCGTTGCGGCGGGTGGCGAGGCTGTTGGCGGACCCGATGATCCTCGTGCTCGCAGTGGCGGCGGCGGTGAGCGCGGGGGTCTCCCGGGAGTGGGAGACCCCGGTGGTCATCCTGCTGGTGGTAGTGCTCAACACGATCCTCAACTATGTCCAGGAGACCCGCGCGGAGGCCGGTCTCGCGGCGTTGCGCGACATGTCGGTTCCCCGCAGTCGGGTCGTGCGGGATGGCGTGGAGATCGAGGTCGACAGCAGCGATCTCGTGGCGGGCGACATCGTGGTGGTGGAATCCGGGGACCGTGTGCCCGCCGACGGCAGGGTGCTCGCCGAGTCGAGGGTGCAGGTGGCCGAGTCGTCGTTGACAGGGGAGTCGGTCCCCGTCGACAAGTCCCCTCGGGCGGTGGAGGACGTCGATGCACCGCTGGGTGACCGCTCGAGCATGGTGTTCATGAACACGGAGGTCACCCGCGGCCGGGCCCGCCTGGTGGTGACCGGCACCGGCGAACACACCGAGATGGGCGCTATCGCCGACCTGCTCAGCGGGGCGGCGCCCGGGCAGACCCCGCTGCAGAAGCGGATCGGGGCGCTCGCGCGCGTCCTCACCGCGATCGCACTGGTCGTGGTGGGCCTGGTCCTGGTGATCGGGCTCGTCCGTGGTCAGACCTGGGAGGACATGCTCCTGTCCGCGGTCTCCCTGGCCGTGGCCACGATTCCGGAAGGGCTCACGGCGGTCGTGGCGTTCACGCTCGCCATGGGTGCCTCTCGCCTCGCCCGTGAGGGCGCGATCATCAAGAACCTCGCAGCCGTCGAGACCCTCGGGTCGACGAGTCACATCGCCACGGACAAGACCGGCACCCTGACCCTCAACGAGATGACCGTGACGCGGATCGTCGCGGGTGGCGGGTCATACTCCGTGACCGGGACCGGATACGGCGGGTCCGGGGCCGTCCTCTCGTCCGACCCGGACGTCGTACCGGACCTGAGGCGGGCCGCGGTGGCAATGTCGCTGTGCAACGACGCGATCATCGACGACGGGGTCCTGGTGGGCGACCCGACCGAGGGCGCCCTGCTCGTGGCGGCGACCAAGTGCGGGATCGACGTGGAGGGCCTGCGCGCCGCCCGGCCGCGCGTGGCAGAGGTACCGTTCGACTCGGCGTACAAGTTCATGGCGACGGTCAACCGGTCACCGAGCGGGGACCCCGTCCTGTACGTCAAGGGTGCCACCGGCGCGGTACTGCCGCGGGCGACGCAGGTCTGGGACGGCACCTCGGAGGCGGAGCTCACCGACGAGCGCCGCGAGGCGTTGCGGGCCGCGACGGACGGGCTCGCCGCGTCCGGCCTGCGTACCCTGCTCGTGGCGGCGCGGCCGTTCGACGGAGCCGACGGCCCACCGGACGAGGACACGCTGCTCGACGAGGTCCGTGATCTGACCGTGCTCGCGGTCCTGGGAATCGTCGACCCACCGCGCACGCAGGCGGCGGAGGCGATCCGCATCGCACACGAAGCGGGCATCTCGGTACACATGATCACCGGGGACCACCTGGTGACCGCCTCGGCCATCGCCCGCGATCTCGGCATCGGCGGGGAGGCCGTGAGCGGTGCCGAGCTGGACCGGATGGACGATGACGAGCTGCGCACCCGGGCAGGTCGGCTCGGTGTACTGGCCCGCGTGACCCCCGAGCACAAGATCCGGATGGTACGTGCCCTGCAGTCCGGCGGGCACGTGGTCGCCATGACCGGCGACGGGGTCAACGACGCGCCCGCCCTGGGTCAGGCCGACATCGGGATCGCGATGGGGATCACCGGCACGGATGTGTCCAAGGGCGCGGCGAACATGGTGCTCACCGACGACAACTTCTCGACGATCGTCTCCTCGGTACACCAGGGGCGGGGGATCTACGACAACATCGTCAAGTTCGTGAAGTTCCAGCTCACCACCGCGTGGGCGTTCGTGCTCGTCTTCCTGGCCAGTGGCCTGCTGGGCCTGGCGTCGGTGCCGTTCACGGCCCTGCAGGTGCTGCTCGTCAACATCGTCATGGACGGCCCACCCGCGATGGCGCTGGGCGTGGAGCCGGTGGAGAAGGACGCCATGCGGAGGCGGCCTCGACCGGCGGACGAACAGATCCTCACCCCGGTACGGCTGATGCGGATCCTGTGGCTGGGCGTGGTGATGGCCGCGGGAACCCTGCTCGTCCTGGCGTTCGCGGAGGTCGTCTTCCCCGAGCGAACGGGGGAGACCCTGTTCGCCACGACGCTCGCGTACGCGACGTTCGTCTTCTTTCAGGTGTTCAACCTGATGAACGTGCGGTCCGACCACGGTTCGGTCTTCTCCCGCGACATGGCGCGCAACGCCCCGATCTGGGTGGCGCTGGGGGCCGTGCCGCTCCTACTGGTGGCGGTGATCCAGGTTCCGTTCCTCCAAGGGGTGTTCGACACGACCTCGCTGCGGGCCGACGAATGGTTGCTCGCCGTCGCCGTGGGGTCGTCGATCCTCTGGCTGGAGGAGCTCCGCAAGGCCGGCGTGAGATGGCGTACGCGGCGCGCCGCCGGGTCGGGCAGGATGGACGTGGTCTGA
- a CDS encoding SRPBCC family protein produces MARVTATNTIVIEAPVEAVTAAIADYAQVRPRIQPEQFSAYRLIQGGQGDGTVAAWNLQATKKRNRDVKANVTVDDAAAHWSLVEEDENSSMATTYTVREATGGSLVEMTTSWDGAGGVGGFFERTFAPAGLKRIQHALLTNLKDDVEG; encoded by the coding sequence ATGGCCAGGGTCACCGCCACCAACACCATCGTCATCGAGGCACCCGTCGAGGCCGTGACCGCGGCGATCGCCGATTACGCGCAGGTCCGCCCCCGCATCCAACCCGAGCAGTTCAGCGCCTACCGTCTGATCCAGGGCGGGCAGGGAGACGGCACCGTCGCCGCCTGGAATCTCCAGGCCACCAAGAAGCGCAACCGGGACGTCAAGGCCAACGTCACCGTGGATGACGCCGCCGCCCACTGGTCGCTGGTGGAAGAAGACGAGAATTCGTCCATGGCCACCACCTACACGGTGCGCGAGGCGACAGGGGGCTCGCTCGTCGAGATGACGACGTCGTGGGACGGCGCCGGGGGTGTCGGCGGCTTCTTCGAGCGGACCTTCGCTCCGGCCGGTCTCAAGCGCATCCAGCACGCCCTGCTGACCAACCTCAAGGACGACGTCGAGGGATAG
- a CDS encoding MDR family MFS transporter: MTTAKTSTALAGEDGEFTHRQILVILAGLMSAMFLASLDQTIVSTAIRTIADDLQGLDAQAWVTTAYLMTSTISTPLYGKLSDIYGRKPFFVIGIVIFVFGSLLCTLATSMYMLAVFRGIQGLGAGALMSLALAIIGDIIPPRDRAKYQGYMLAVFASSSVLGPVIGGFFAGADTIFGIDGWRWIFLINIPIGAVALTLVMITLNVKNVRVDHRVDWAGAAAIVVGLVPLLLVAEQGNTWGWGSTAALGCYVVGLAGIGLFLLVEARAGDQALIPLRLFRDRTFAIVTVGGVIVGMAMFGGMMTLPLYMQIVHGADPMESGLMMLPLVAGMMGASIVSGQLISRTGRVREFPIFGTAVAAAGLFLLWTIDADTSLTLVMVYMLVLGIGLGNCMQPLTLIVQNAVSPREIGVATASATFFRQLGGTAGVAVFLSILFSRVGGSISGQLEQAAADGSLARGVQEGLTDPALQRDPDAYGIVRALADPTTGAGALETVTKDSSVINRLPELVAHPFEQGYALSMSEIYLVAGILAVAASVILAFMPQIVLRTGSAQAEAAREAAAAAAPTGTDADAAEAATGTDASPTPTGKGTTTRTAPADRSRSAERTD; encoded by the coding sequence ATGACCACCGCCAAGACCTCCACGGCGCTCGCAGGCGAGGACGGCGAGTTCACGCACCGTCAGATCCTCGTGATCCTCGCCGGGCTCATGTCCGCGATGTTCCTGGCCAGCCTGGATCAGACGATCGTGAGCACCGCGATCCGGACCATCGCCGACGACCTCCAGGGCCTCGACGCCCAGGCATGGGTCACCACCGCCTATCTCATGACGTCCACGATCTCGACGCCCCTGTACGGCAAGCTCTCGGACATCTACGGACGCAAGCCGTTCTTCGTGATCGGCATCGTGATCTTCGTGTTCGGCTCTCTGCTGTGCACGCTCGCCACCTCGATGTACATGCTCGCCGTCTTCCGCGGCATCCAGGGACTGGGTGCCGGCGCACTGATGTCCCTGGCGCTCGCGATCATCGGCGACATCATCCCGCCCCGTGACCGCGCCAAGTACCAGGGCTACATGCTGGCGGTCTTCGCGTCGTCGTCGGTCCTCGGGCCGGTGATCGGCGGGTTCTTCGCCGGGGCGGACACGATCTTCGGCATCGACGGGTGGCGCTGGATCTTCCTCATCAACATCCCCATCGGCGCGGTGGCGCTGACCCTCGTGATGATCACCCTCAACGTCAAGAACGTCCGGGTCGATCATCGCGTGGACTGGGCGGGGGCCGCCGCGATCGTCGTCGGTCTGGTACCTCTCCTGCTGGTGGCCGAGCAGGGCAACACCTGGGGGTGGGGTTCCACCGCCGCCCTCGGCTGCTACGTCGTCGGGCTGGCCGGCATCGGGCTCTTCCTCCTCGTCGAGGCCCGCGCGGGCGACCAGGCCCTCATCCCGCTCCGCCTGTTCCGCGACCGCACCTTCGCGATCGTCACGGTCGGCGGCGTGATCGTGGGTATGGCCATGTTCGGCGGCATGATGACGCTGCCGCTGTACATGCAGATCGTGCACGGCGCCGACCCCATGGAGTCCGGGCTCATGATGCTCCCGCTGGTCGCGGGGATGATGGGTGCCTCGATCGTGTCGGGCCAGCTCATCTCCAGGACCGGCCGTGTCCGCGAGTTCCCGATATTCGGAACGGCGGTGGCCGCTGCCGGCCTGTTCCTGCTGTGGACGATCGATGCCGACACGTCGCTGACGCTGGTGATGGTCTACATGCTGGTGCTGGGCATCGGGCTCGGCAACTGCATGCAGCCGCTCACCCTCATAGTCCAGAACGCCGTGAGTCCCCGCGAGATCGGAGTGGCCACCGCCTCGGCGACCTTCTTCCGCCAACTCGGCGGTACCGCCGGCGTCGCGGTGTTCCTGTCCATCCTGTTCAGCCGCGTCGGCGGCTCCATCTCCGGCCAACTCGAGCAGGCCGCCGCCGACGGTAGTCTCGCCCGCGGCGTTCAGGAGGGCCTCACCGATCCCGCACTGCAGCGGGATCCCGACGCGTACGGGATCGTCCGGGCCCTCGCCGACCCCACCACCGGCGCGGGGGCACTGGAGACGGTCACCAAGGATTCCTCGGTGATCAACCGGCTTCCCGAGCTGGTGGCGCATCCCTTCGAGCAGGGTTACGCGCTGAGCATGTCCGAGATCTACCTGGTGGCCGGCATCCTCGCCGTGGCCGCCTCGGTGATCCTGGCGTTCATGCCGCAGATCGTGCTCCGGACCGGCTCCGCGCAGGCCGAGGCCGCCCGCGAGGCGGCCGCCGCGGCCGCGCCCACGGGGACCGACGCCGACGCCGCCGAGGCCGCCACCGGAACCGACGCGTCACCGACCCCGACGGGAAAGGGGACGACGACGAGGACCGCCCCGGCGGATCGATCGCGGTCGGCCGAGCGAACGGACTGA
- a CDS encoding MarR family winged helix-turn-helix transcriptional regulator translates to MPIDAERGGRVVVDLSRVVKLLRAVNLSVPSYDEAVEPTAHPLLFAIHDGPARVTDLAARIHTDVSVVSRQVSQLESRGLITKVPDPDDGRASLVTLTSAGAELISRVLDSSGEWMAGLLRDWTPDQADTFISDLRRLADSLHTELCSLTSAEESR, encoded by the coding sequence ATGCCGATAGACGCGGAACGCGGCGGGCGAGTGGTGGTGGACCTGTCGCGGGTGGTCAAACTCCTTCGTGCGGTGAACCTCTCGGTCCCCAGCTACGACGAGGCCGTCGAACCGACCGCCCATCCGCTCCTGTTCGCCATCCATGACGGCCCCGCCCGGGTCACCGATCTGGCCGCGCGGATCCACACCGACGTGTCGGTGGTGAGCCGCCAGGTCAGCCAGCTCGAGAGCCGCGGCCTCATCACCAAGGTCCCCGACCCCGATGACGGGCGCGCCAGCCTCGTCACGCTCACCTCCGCGGGCGCCGAGCTCATCTCCCGGGTCCTCGACAGCAGCGGGGAGTGGATGGCCGGCCTCCTCCGGGACTGGACACCGGACCAGGCGGACACCTTCATCTCGGACCTGCGCCGACTCGCCGATTCCCTCCACACCGAACTCTGCTCCCTCACGTCCGCCGAGGAGAGCCGATGA